From Candidatus Methylomirabilota bacterium, one genomic window encodes:
- a CDS encoding nitric-oxide reductase, which produces MSPNPSGTATKGKTERTFAQALLIKKFWWLHALIVTAISVIGLIALGVWTYTSAPPMVNFVSATSGETVIPEWEMQRGKQVFHLKGLMTYGSFWGDGAERGPDFSAQALHMTYVSMSKYYENEVAKERPVVQNDRDAIATRVKREIHENGYDATANVIRLNPAQVFAYNELITHYTRMFTDPTYDEAFQKGRIKSYITNPADLKALAGYFFWGGWVAGANRPGETYSYTHNWPYDPETGNIPTYATYIWSFLSIFVLFCGTMLVLYVYGEMKSLPGEPFNGRDWSLTTIDLENKGDAYVRPTQRATYKFFAFAVILFLV; this is translated from the coding sequence ATGAGTCCGAATCCCAGCGGAACTGCGACGAAGGGTAAGACTGAAAGGACATTTGCACAAGCACTACTAATTAAGAAGTTTTGGTGGCTTCATGCTTTGATCGTCACTGCCATCAGTGTCATCGGGCTAATTGCTCTTGGGGTGTGGACTTATACATCAGCTCCCCCGATGGTTAATTTTGTGTCTGCTACCAGCGGGGAAACGGTGATTCCCGAGTGGGAAATGCAGCGGGGCAAGCAAGTCTTTCACCTTAAGGGTCTGATGACGTATGGTTCTTTCTGGGGTGATGGCGCAGAGCGCGGACCAGATTTCAGCGCCCAAGCTCTGCACATGACCTATGTTTCTATGAGCAAGTACTATGAGAATGAGGTCGCGAAAGAGCGCCCTGTGGTCCAGAACGATCGGGACGCCATCGCGACGCGGGTTAAGCGGGAGATCCACGAGAACGGCTATGACGCTACCGCCAACGTGATTCGCCTTAACCCGGCCCAGGTGTTTGCGTACAATGAGCTGATCACCCATTACACACGGATGTTTACGGATCCGACCTATGATGAGGCGTTCCAGAAGGGACGGATCAAGAGTTACATCACTAATCCAGCCGACCTGAAGGCGCTAGCCGGCTATTTCTTCTGGGGTGGTTGGGTCGCCGGCGCGAATCGACCGGGTGAGACCTATAGCTATACACACAACTGGCCGTACGATCCTGAGACCGGCAACATCCCCACGTATGCTACGTATATCTGGAGCTTCCTCTCGATCTTCGTGCTGTTCTGCGGTACCATGCTGGTCCTGTACGTTTACGGTGAAATGAAGTCTCTGCCCGGCGAGCCGTTCAACGGACGGGATTGGTCGCTTACCACGATCGACCTGGAAAACAAGGGCGACGCTTATGTTCGTCCAACCCAGCGCGCCACCTATAAGTTCTTCGCCTTCGCCGTGATCCTGTTCCTGGT
- a CDS encoding PAS domain-containing protein, whose product MVHSANGPKRSVRALRTGQRRDGGARIGEAVARRPDEEYEHQPALDEKGSGSEPKSVQPVEPREAAFKFFAETADGVFVSAPSGEILFCNRAAETILEASAQQVVGQQCREFFNGRDSNGNQLCQWPCPLKMTLSRGDLIQHFEMATRTRTGKPLWIDVSCVALPCEDNQPPTVVHLFRDVTAAHQLEVLVRQQLAQTQLTMSEKTVSPIGELTRRELQVVTLMRTGATTAAIAEQLFISKTTVRNHIQNIFSKLKVHSRLEAVAYVNEIARREPTTRTETGPAPGATKEPHKAA is encoded by the coding sequence ATGGTGCACTCAGCCAACGGACCGAAACGTTCGGTACGAGCCCTTCGGACAGGCCAGCGGCGTGATGGCGGCGCCCGTATAGGCGAGGCGGTTGCCCGCCGTCCGGATGAAGAATACGAGCATCAGCCTGCACTGGATGAAAAAGGTTCGGGAAGCGAGCCGAAAAGTGTACAGCCTGTAGAACCGCGGGAGGCTGCCTTCAAGTTTTTCGCGGAGACGGCCGATGGTGTGTTTGTAAGCGCCCCGTCTGGTGAGATTCTGTTCTGCAACCGGGCTGCTGAAACTATCCTGGAAGCTTCCGCACAACAAGTCGTCGGACAGCAGTGCCGCGAGTTCTTCAATGGCCGTGACAGTAATGGTAATCAGCTCTGTCAGTGGCCTTGTCCACTCAAAATGACGTTGAGCCGCGGAGACCTGATCCAGCATTTTGAGATGGCTACCCGGACGAGGACTGGCAAACCGCTGTGGATTGATGTAAGCTGCGTAGCCCTTCCGTGTGAGGACAACCAACCTCCGACAGTTGTTCATCTCTTCCGTGATGTCACTGCGGCACACCAGCTTGAGGTGCTCGTTCGCCAACAACTGGCTCAGACTCAACTCACAATGAGCGAGAAGACCGTATCCCCCATCGGTGAACTCACTCGGCGGGAATTGCAGGTCGTCACTCTGATGCGGACTGGCGCAACGACGGCGGCCATCGCGGAGCAGCTTTTTATCAGCAAGACCACCGTAAGAAACCATATCCAGAACATCTTCAGCAAGCTCAAGGTTCATTCGAGACTGGAAGCCGTGGCCTACGTCAACGAGATTGCGCGCCGAGAGCCCACCACTCGTACGGAGACTGGACCGGCGCCCGGAGCTACGAAGGAACCCCACAAGGCCGCGTGA
- a CDS encoding GYD domain-containing protein: protein MKFVTLAKVKPGAWSKLAHDLPAACYEGMKSAYVTYGQYDVVFEWEAKDMDTANSIMKHMAGSGLITSETLVVASTLKEFDQK, encoded by the coding sequence ATGAAGTTCGTCACATTAGCTAAGGTAAAACCAGGGGCATGGTCCAAACTGGCCCACGATCTTCCTGCCGCCTGCTACGAGGGGATGAAGTCGGCTTACGTCACCTACGGCCAATACGATGTTGTATTCGAATGGGAGGCGAAGGATATGGACACGGCAAATAGCATCATGAAGCACATGGCCGGATCAGGCCTTATCACATCTGAGACGTTAGTCGTCGCTTCGACCCTGAAGGAGTTCGATCAGAAATAG